The following are encoded in a window of Thunnus albacares chromosome 17, fThuAlb1.1, whole genome shotgun sequence genomic DNA:
- the zgc:161969 gene encoding uncharacterized protein zgc:161969, with the protein MDVDQNETSGETKSAMHTWRYRHHFTYKADQGKNIIVQCNLCLPRVNLLSTSKTSTSNLKKHLDRTHLGCDARPDAKRGRRKEEHNGEESRHCQLKKLKAEIISKCMTQSKIDDHIFNFIVEDCQSFYVLEQPGFRKLIAGLTEGLKSMDRVTLFTKVDQGFSRMREELMAKLSNVQYVCTTADIWTANNRSFFGMTCHWIDTDSLERKSAALGFARLQGRITYDTIAGRIHDIHVAYNIESKVQTTVTDNGSPFVSVFKEFAVDSQESDDDIGFYENVSAVLEGEPEQDMLLFLPTVQRCASHTLEQIVTEDFWQAVSQGPMCQLHYSTMAKVYAIWSKCHHLQVGMDAAEEIGKMALVVPAVIRWNVEYCAVQKIVSLSERELTELCARLEVPRLQPEEMAFLKEYVAVFHPLAFALELFQAEQKCYLGLVIPTVLSLKNKLNEQKDAANYFGDVINAIVMAIDVRFQELFASTEAKFATATTPQFRLWWMAASEREEMCSLLATEASQVDPCNVTEANTSRNLSTIESEDDFFSYGPVKPATQIQQRGAMEEIRKYIEGPGKSLECLQDFPRVKQLFLKYNTTLPSTAPVQRLFSQKGNLVTSQRNFLTDDYFERIQLLRYNSNICSLVTV; encoded by the exons ATGGATGTGGATCAAAATGAAACCAGTGGCGAGACCAAATCGGCCATGCATACTTGGCGTTATCGCCACCATTTCACGTACAAGGCAGATCAAGGAAAAAATATCATCGTCCAGTGTAATCTGTGTCTGCCGAGGGTTAATCTGCTCTCCACGTCGAAGACCTCAACATCAAACCTAAAGAAGCATTTAGAC AGAACACATTTGGGCTGTGATGCCAGGCCTGATGCCAAGAGGGGACGGAGGAAGGAAGAACACAATGGCGAGGAGAGCAGGCACTGCCAGCTCAAAAAGCTTAAAGCGGAAATCATCTCCAAATGCATGACCCAAAGCAAGATAGATGACCATATCTTTAACTTCATTGTGGAAGATTGCCAGTCTTTTTATGTGCTGGAGCAACCTGGATTCAGGAAGCTGATTGCCGGCTTAACTGAAGGGCTAAAGTCCATGGACAGGGTGACCTTGTTTACAAAGGTGGACCAGGGTTTCTCCAGGATGCGGGAAGAGCTGATGGCAAAACTCAGCAACGTCCAGTACGTGTGCACCACGGCTGACATCTGGACAGCCAACAACAGAAGCTTCTTTGGGATGACCTGTCACTGGATTGACACAGATTCTTTGGAGAGGAAATCTGCTGCTCTGGGGTTTGCGCGCCTGCAGGGCAGGATCACGTATGACACCATTGCGGGGAGAATACATGACATCCATGTGGCGTACAATATCGAAAGTAAAGTTCAGACCACCGTCACTGACAACGGCAGCCCCTTTGTCAGCGTGTTCAAGGAGTTTGCGGTGGACAGCCAAGAGAGTGACGATGACATCGGGTTTTACGAGAACGTGAGCGCCGTCCTCGAGGGTGAGCCGGAACAGGACATGCTCTTGTTTCTGCCCACCGTACAGCGCTGTGCATCACACACCCTGGAGCAGATTGTTACTGAAGACTTTTGGCAGGCTGTGTCACAGGGGCCCATGTGCCAGCTGCATTACAGTACGATGGCTAAAGTGTATGCCATATGGAGCAAATGCCACCATCTTCAAGTTGGTATggatgcagcagaggagatAGGAAAGATGGCACTGGTCGTCCCTGCCGTCATACGCTGGAATGTGGAGTACTGTGCTGTGCAGAAGATCGTCTCTCTCAGTGAGCGGGAGTTGACGGAGCTGTGTGCCCGCCTGGAGGTCCCACGTCTGCAGCCAGAGGAGATGGCCTTCCTAAAAGAATACGTGGCTGTATTCCACCCGCTCGCTTTCGCACTTGAACTTTTCCaagcagagcagaaatgttACTTGGGTCTGGTCATCCCAACAGTACTCAGTCTGAAGAACAAGCTAAATGAGCAGAAAGATGCTGCAAACTACTTCGGCGATGTCATCAATGCCATTGTTATGGCTATTGATGTACGGTTCCAGGAGCTGTTCGCCAGCACGGAAGCAAAGTTTGCAACGGCAACAACTCCTCAATTCCGCCTGTGGTGGATGGCTGCTTctgaaagagaggagatgtgcTCCCTGCTGGCTACAGAGGCATCACAGGTGGATCCCTGCAACGTAACCGAGGCGAACACCAGTCGGAATTTGTCAACCATCGAATCCGAGGATGACTTCTTCAGTTACGGGCCCGTGAAGCCGGCCACTCAGATTCAGCAACGGGGAGCGATGGAGGAGATCCGCAAGTACATTGAAGGACCGGGGAAGAGCCTAGAGTGCCTTCAGGACTTCCCCAGAGTGAAGCAGCTTTTCCTAAAATACAACACCACCCTGCCCTCAACGGCCCCCGTCCAGCGTCTCTTCAGTCAGAAAGGCAACCTGGTCacctcacagagaaactttctgaCTGACGACTACTTCGAACGCATTCAGCTTTTGAGATACAACAGCAACATTTGCTCTTTGGTCACTGTGTGA
- the aimp2 gene encoding aminoacyl tRNA synthase complex-interacting multifunctional protein 2 isoform X1 gives MPMYQVKPISGGDIKIDLPTCMYKVPNIHAQQGNSCTSEHAFQNGEVDPAVKALEARQDEIMQKLYELKAAVEGLAKTVTTPDADLDLTVSSSLSPQSSSSTTFKGTANLDTLLGKDLGALRDIVINANPAQPPLTLLVLHSLLCQRYRVLSTVHVHSSVSSVSPQLMSCLGPRHADSYARQLFQLGFTLIWKDVPKLQMKFSVQNMCPIEGEANVARFLFKLLAPYPSDPALATLVDGWVDTAFFQLAEGSSKEKAAVLRALNATLGRNPWLAGPEFSLADIACYCCVLQSGPASSTPTNVQRWLKSCDNLGHFGPAKLLLQ, from the exons ATGCCCATGTACCAGGTAAAGCCCATCAGTGGGGGTGACATAAAGATTGATTTGCCAACCTGCATGTACAAGGTACCAAATATCCACGCGCAGCAAGGGAACAGCTGCACCTCCGAGCACGCGTTTCAG AATGGCGAGGTGGACCCAGCAGTCAAAGCTCTGGAGGCCCGACAGGATGAGATTATGCAAAAACTGTATGAGCTGAAAGCAGCTGTTGAGGGCCTGGCCAAGACGGTGACCACGCCAGATGCCGATCTGGACCTGACAgtcagcagcagcctctccCCCCAAAGCTCCAGCTCCACAACCTTCAAAGGCACCGCAAACCTGGACACACTATTGGGCAAG GACCTCGGTGCTCTCCGTGACATCGTCATCAACGCCAACCCGGCACAGCCACCTCTGACCTTGCTGGTGCTCCACAGCCTGCTGTGTCAGCGCTATCGGGTGCTCTCCACCGTCCACGTCCACTCCTCAGTTAGCAGTGTGTCACCACAGCTTATGTCCTGCCTGGGTCCACGCCATGCGGACAGCTACGCCCGCCAGCTGTTCCAGCTGGGCTTCACCCTCATATGGAAAGATG TCCCCAAACTGCAGATGAAGTTCAGCGTTCAGAACATGTGCCCCATCGAAGGTGAGGCCAACGTGGCGCGCTTCCTCTTCAAGCTGCTCGCTCCCTACCCCTCCGACCCTGCTCTTGCCACGCTGGTGGACGGCTGGGTGGACACTGCTTTCTTCCAGCTGGCAGAGGGCAGTTCCAAGGAGAAGGCCGCTGTCCTGCGTGCTCTCAACGCCACTCTGGGCCGCAACCCCTGGCTGGCTGGGCCGGAGTTCTCCCTGGCTGATATCGCCTGCTATTGCTGCGTGCTGCAAAGCGGCCCAGCCTCGTCCACTCCCACTAACGTCCAACGCTGGCTCAAATCCTGCGATAACCTGGGCCACTTTGGACCTGCCAAACTACTTCTGCAGTGA
- the aimp2 gene encoding aminoacyl tRNA synthase complex-interacting multifunctional protein 2 isoform X2, with the protein MPMYQNGEVDPAVKALEARQDEIMQKLYELKAAVEGLAKTVTTPDADLDLTVSSSLSPQSSSSTTFKGTANLDTLLGKDLGALRDIVINANPAQPPLTLLVLHSLLCQRYRVLSTVHVHSSVSSVSPQLMSCLGPRHADSYARQLFQLGFTLIWKDVPKLQMKFSVQNMCPIEGEANVARFLFKLLAPYPSDPALATLVDGWVDTAFFQLAEGSSKEKAAVLRALNATLGRNPWLAGPEFSLADIACYCCVLQSGPASSTPTNVQRWLKSCDNLGHFGPAKLLLQ; encoded by the exons ATGCCCATGTACCAG AATGGCGAGGTGGACCCAGCAGTCAAAGCTCTGGAGGCCCGACAGGATGAGATTATGCAAAAACTGTATGAGCTGAAAGCAGCTGTTGAGGGCCTGGCCAAGACGGTGACCACGCCAGATGCCGATCTGGACCTGACAgtcagcagcagcctctccCCCCAAAGCTCCAGCTCCACAACCTTCAAAGGCACCGCAAACCTGGACACACTATTGGGCAAG GACCTCGGTGCTCTCCGTGACATCGTCATCAACGCCAACCCGGCACAGCCACCTCTGACCTTGCTGGTGCTCCACAGCCTGCTGTGTCAGCGCTATCGGGTGCTCTCCACCGTCCACGTCCACTCCTCAGTTAGCAGTGTGTCACCACAGCTTATGTCCTGCCTGGGTCCACGCCATGCGGACAGCTACGCCCGCCAGCTGTTCCAGCTGGGCTTCACCCTCATATGGAAAGATG TCCCCAAACTGCAGATGAAGTTCAGCGTTCAGAACATGTGCCCCATCGAAGGTGAGGCCAACGTGGCGCGCTTCCTCTTCAAGCTGCTCGCTCCCTACCCCTCCGACCCTGCTCTTGCCACGCTGGTGGACGGCTGGGTGGACACTGCTTTCTTCCAGCTGGCAGAGGGCAGTTCCAAGGAGAAGGCCGCTGTCCTGCGTGCTCTCAACGCCACTCTGGGCCGCAACCCCTGGCTGGCTGGGCCGGAGTTCTCCCTGGCTGATATCGCCTGCTATTGCTGCGTGCTGCAAAGCGGCCCAGCCTCGTCCACTCCCACTAACGTCCAACGCTGGCTCAAATCCTGCGATAACCTGGGCCACTTTGGACCTGCCAAACTACTTCTGCAGTGA
- the aimp2 gene encoding aminoacyl tRNA synthase complex-interacting multifunctional protein 2 isoform X3, which produces MQKLYELKAAVEGLAKTVTTPDADLDLTVSSSLSPQSSSSTTFKGTANLDTLLGKDLGALRDIVINANPAQPPLTLLVLHSLLCQRYRVLSTVHVHSSVSSVSPQLMSCLGPRHADSYARQLFQLGFTLIWKDVPKLQMKFSVQNMCPIEGEANVARFLFKLLAPYPSDPALATLVDGWVDTAFFQLAEGSSKEKAAVLRALNATLGRNPWLAGPEFSLADIACYCCVLQSGPASSTPTNVQRWLKSCDNLGHFGPAKLLLQ; this is translated from the exons ATGCAAAAACTGTATGAGCTGAAAGCAGCTGTTGAGGGCCTGGCCAAGACGGTGACCACGCCAGATGCCGATCTGGACCTGACAgtcagcagcagcctctccCCCCAAAGCTCCAGCTCCACAACCTTCAAAGGCACCGCAAACCTGGACACACTATTGGGCAAG GACCTCGGTGCTCTCCGTGACATCGTCATCAACGCCAACCCGGCACAGCCACCTCTGACCTTGCTGGTGCTCCACAGCCTGCTGTGTCAGCGCTATCGGGTGCTCTCCACCGTCCACGTCCACTCCTCAGTTAGCAGTGTGTCACCACAGCTTATGTCCTGCCTGGGTCCACGCCATGCGGACAGCTACGCCCGCCAGCTGTTCCAGCTGGGCTTCACCCTCATATGGAAAGATG TCCCCAAACTGCAGATGAAGTTCAGCGTTCAGAACATGTGCCCCATCGAAGGTGAGGCCAACGTGGCGCGCTTCCTCTTCAAGCTGCTCGCTCCCTACCCCTCCGACCCTGCTCTTGCCACGCTGGTGGACGGCTGGGTGGACACTGCTTTCTTCCAGCTGGCAGAGGGCAGTTCCAAGGAGAAGGCCGCTGTCCTGCGTGCTCTCAACGCCACTCTGGGCCGCAACCCCTGGCTGGCTGGGCCGGAGTTCTCCCTGGCTGATATCGCCTGCTATTGCTGCGTGCTGCAAAGCGGCCCAGCCTCGTCCACTCCCACTAACGTCCAACGCTGGCTCAAATCCTGCGATAACCTGGGCCACTTTGGACCTGCCAAACTACTTCTGCAGTGA